From Medicago truncatula cultivar Jemalong A17 chromosome 7, MtrunA17r5.0-ANR, whole genome shotgun sequence, a single genomic window includes:
- the LOC11427261 gene encoding WRKY DNA-binding transcription factor 70, producing the protein MENENLAHGGRGKVVDELLRGRELANKLRNILNESGDIYNNDGSTIPPFAEDLLKEVLTTFTNSLLFLNNNPTSEGSDMQLTKSEDSLESNCKSSIVKERRGCYKRRKISQTWEKESEQPEEDGHQWRKYGQKKILHTDFPRNYYRCTHKNDQGCKAIKQVQRIQEDPPLHRTTYSGHHTCRILQNPEIIVDYPTDHSSMFLSFDNSFPTPAKQDCPFLSVKKEECKEEVVHPPPSSNDYLSGLTFDDPEKDVTLSSTLDSHDHLGVHISDIMYDDVLNWPLS; encoded by the exons atggaaaatgaaaaTCTAGCTCATGGTGGTCGTGGGAAGGTAGTTGATGAGTTGTTAAGAGGGCGTGAACTTGCAAACAAACTTAGAAATATTCTGAATGAAAGTGGtgatatttataataatgatggATCAACAATACCACCATTTGCTGAAGATCTTTTGAAGGAAGTGCTTACCACCTTTACTAATTCTCTCTTGTTCTTGAACAATAATCCTACTTCAGAGGGCTCTGATATGCAACTCACCAAATCTGAAGACTCTTTGGAAAGTAATTGCAAGAGTTCCATTGTAAAGGAAAGAAGAGGCTGTTACAAAAGAAG AAAAATTTCACAAACATGGGAGAAGGAGTCTGAACAGCCTGAAGAAGATGGTCATCAGTGGAGAAAGTATGGCCAAAAAAAGATCTTGCACACCGATTTTCCaag GAACTATTACAGATGCACTCACAAAAATGATCAAGGTTGCAAAGCAATAAAACAAGTCCAAAGAATTCAAGAGGATCCACCTCTTCACAGGACAACCTATTCAGGCCATCATACTTGTAGAATCTTGCAAAACCCTGAGATCATAGTAGATTATCCTACTGATCACTCTTCCATGTTTCTTAGTTTTGACAACTCTTTCCCAACACCAGCCAAACAAGACTGTCCTTTTCTCTCAGTGAAAAAGGAGGAGTGCAAGGAAGAGGTTGTTCATCCTCCTCCTTCTTCAAATGATTACCTCTCTGGACTCACTTTTGATGATCCAGAAAAGGATGTCACACTATCATCAACACTTGATTCTCATGATCACTTAGGTGTCCATATTTCTGATATCATGTATGATGATGTCCTTAATTGGCCTCtttcttga
- the LOC112416673 gene encoding uncharacterized protein produces MYDKSWNEHLIKQVFSMDIADKILHTPLISQVEDDRLIWKAERSDKYYVCSAYRLCVTDLKDSSYNWRPGYWSGIWKLKVPPKVKNLVWRICRGCLPTRIRLLDKGVVCPPNCASCDSNNEDLLHVFFTCPFAVQELSAELAQRLTSVLWSIWKHHNIRVWDDGTETSAAAVERARNLVGDWQLANMPDTLASAAQQQQHMPLQTIRSLARLRLGGHSRQHRSPGRYKCNIDAAFCNQSNRTGIGICVRDSDGTFVLAKAVTITCVMQVDVGEALGLHAAVERLSDTHLDNVDFETDSKLTVDAFRSTRNDDYEFGSIISSCRSLFNSVFSNSRVEFIRRQANEVANALARDATSLASSVVYYDIPNCIESIIINELL; encoded by the exons ATGTATGATAAAAGCTGGAATGAACATTTGATTAAACAGGTTTTTAGCATGGATATCGCAGACAAAATTTTGCATACCCCGCTCATATCACAGGTGGAGGATGATAGACTCATATGGAAAGCGGAACGAAGTGATAAGTATTATGTGTGTAGTGCGTATCGTCTTTGTGTTACTGACTTAAAAGACTCCTCCTATAATTGGCGCCCGGGATACTGGTCGGGGATTTGGAAACTTAAAGTCCCACCAAAAGTCAAAAACTTGGTATGGCGAATTTGTCGTGGGTGTCTCCCAACACGCATTCGACTTTTGGATAAAGGCGTTGTGTGCCCCCCTAATTGCGCCAGTTGTGATTCCAACAATGAGGATCTTCTGCATGTATTTTTTACTTGTCCGTTCGCTGTTCAG GAACTGTCCGCTGAGCTAGCGCAACGGCTAACGTCGGTTTTGTGGAGCATCTGGAAACATCACAACATCAGAGTGTGGGATGATGGTACAGAAACTAGTGCAGCGGCCGTGGAGCGTGCGCGAAATCTGGTTGGTGATTGGCAACTAGCAAACATGCCTGATACTCTAGCATCTGCTgcgcaacaacaacaacacatgcCATTGCAGACCATAAGGTCGCTTGCTAGACTTCGACTTGGTGGGCATTCACGGCAGCACCGTTCACCAGGAAGGTACAAATGCAATATTGACGCGGCGTTTTGTAATCAATCTAACCGTACAGGCATAGGCATTTGTGTGCGGGACTCCGACGGCACTTTTGTGCTAGCAAAGGCGGTTACAATTACTTGTGTGATGCAGGTGGATGTTGGTGAAGCTCTAGGCCTCCATGCGGCAGTGGAGAGGTTAAGTGACACGCATCTTGATAATGTGGATTTTGAAACGGACTCCAAGCTTACGGTTGATGCCTTTCGGTCTACTCGGAACGACGACTATGAATTTGGTTCTATTATTTCATCTTGTCGTTCGCTATTTAATTCTGTTTTTTCTAACTCTAGGGTGGAGTTTATTAGGAGACAAGCCAACGAGGTTGCTAACGCTCTTGCTAGAGATGCCACGTCCTTAGCTAGCTCCGTAGTTTATTATGACATACCCAATTGTATTGAatccattattattaatgaattgcTTTAA
- the LOC25498840 gene encoding phospholipid-transporting ATPase 1 isoform X1, whose product MSSDQPLLSEPDLVPPVIHHRHRRSGSREAVESPPTSNHREVVLAKDCSFHSAFNNNSNSSSISTAPASITEFQTPDSQFPLECPTREQGRLRSWGAMELHDVNTVPFEISTTPSAAPTPSSRRIRHKSVQFDDQILHEDSARLIYINDPKKTNDKYEFTGNEIRTSRYTFITFLPKNLFIQFHRVAYLYFLAIAALNQLPPLAVFGRTVSLFPLLFVLLVTAIKDGYEDWRRHRSDNNENNRESLVLQSGDFRSKVWKKIEAGEVVKIFADETIPADMVLLGTSDPSGLAYIQTMNLDGESNLKTRYAKQETASAVSSEVCDVSGIIRCEQPNRNIYEFTANMEFNGIKFSLSQSNIVLRGCQLKNTDWIIGVVVYAGQETKAMLNSAASPSKRSRLEGYMNRETLWLSIFLCIMCLVVAIGMCLWLVRHKNQLDTLPYYRKTYLNNGPDKGKKYKYYGIPMEAFFSFLSSVIVFQIMIPISLYITMELVRLGQSYFMIEDLDMYCTSSGSRFQCRSLNINEDLGQIRYIFSDKTGTLTENKMEFRRASVDGKNYGSTLLTADNSSASTDVIPKQRWKLKSEIAVDPKLMNMLHKNSNEDERIVAHEFFLTLAACNTVIPILNDGGFSGCGTSELNEYAECIDYQGESPDEQALVSAASAYGYTLFERTSGHIVIDINGEKLRLDVLGLHEFDSVRKRMSVVIRFPDNVVKVLVKGADTSMFSILANGSESNNSLLHATQSHLCEYSSQGLRTLVVASRSLSDAELVEWQNRYGEASTALTDRASKLRQTAALIECNLNLLGATGIEDKLQEGVPEAIESLRQAGIKVWVLTGDKQETAISIGLSCKLLSADMQQIVINGTSEEECRNLLGDAIAKYGVRSSCRGNQNLRNKTNAEHGELDISNGSKSMSLPKWNPGNEEGTDIPLALIIDGNSLVYILEKELESELFDLAISCKVVLCCRVAPLQKAGIVDLIKSRTDDMTLAIGDGANDVSMIQMADVGVGICGLEGRQAVMASDFAMGQFQFLKRLLLVHGHWNYQRVGYLVLYNFYRNAVFVLMLFWYILCTAFSTTSALTDWSSVFYSVLYTSVPTIFVGILDKDLSHRTLLQYPKLYSTGYRQEAYNMQLFWITMIDTVWQSLVLFYMPLFTYKDSSIDIWSMGSLWTIAVVILVNAHLAMDINRWVLVTHIAVWGSVVITYGCMVILDSIPIFPFYWTIYHLASSPTYWITILLIIIVALLPRFTCKVVYQIFWPSDIQIAREAELMRKRHDRFESRHQASS is encoded by the exons ATGAGTTCTGATCAACCACTACTTTCCGAACCAGATCTTGTTCCTCCTGTCATTCATCACCGCCACCGGAGATCCGGATCCCGTGAGGCCGTCGAATCTCCTCCAACCTCCAACCACAGGGAAGTTGTGTTGGCGAAAGATTGCAGCTTCCACTCAgcattcaacaacaacagtaACAGTAGCAGCATTTCCACTGCACCAGCTTCTATAACAGAGTTTCAAACTCCTGATTCGCAGTTTCCTTTGGAATGCCCCACGCGGGAACAGGGACGCCTGCGATCGTGGGGTGCAATGGAACTGCATGATGTTAATACTGTGccctttgaaatttcaacaacacCATCAGCAGCACCAACACCTTCATCGCGTAGGATTCGTCATAAAAGTGTGCAGTTTGATGACCAAATTTTACATGAAGATAGTGCTAGGTTGATTTATATAAATGATCCTAAGAAAACTAATGATAAGTATGAGTTTACCGGGAACGAGATTCGGACTAGTAGATACACTTTTATCACTTTCTTGCcaaagaatttatttattcagtttcataGGGTAGCATATTTGTACTTCCTTGCTATTGCTGCACTAAATCAGCTTCCTCCGTTAGCTGTGTTTGGGAGGACGGTATCCCTTTTTCCGCTTTTGTTTGTTCTTTTAGTTACTGCTATTAAGGATGGATATGAGGATTGGAGAAGACATAGGTCGGATAACAATGAGAATAATCGTGAGTCTTTGGTTCTTCAGTCTGGTGATTTTCGGTCGAAGGTTTGGAAAAAGATTGAGGCCGGTGAGGTTGTTAAGATTTTTGCTGATGAGACCATTCCTGCTGATATGGTCTTGTTGGGGACGAGTGATCCAAGTGGGCTTGCCTATATTCAGACAATGAATTTGGATGGAGAGTCGAATTTGAAGACGAGGTATGCCAAGCAGGAAACAGCTTCTGCGGTATCGTCGGAGGTTTGTGATGTTTCTGGGATTATTAGATGTGAGCAGCCGAACCGGAATATTTATGAGTTCACAGCTAATATGGAGTTCAATGGAATTAAGTTTTCTCTTAGCCAGTCAAACATTGTCCTACGAGGTTGCCAACTGAAGAACACAGATTGGATAATTGGTGTTGTGGTTTATGCTGGACAGGAAACAAAAGCCATGCTGAACAGTGCGGCTTCTCCTTCCAAGAGAAGCAGACTGGAAGGTTATATGAATAGAGAAACCCTGTGGTTGTCGATTTTTCTTTGTATCATGTGTTTGGTTGTGGCCATTGGGATGTGTCTTTGGCTGGTACGCCACAAGAACCAGCTTGATACCTTGCCTTACTACAGAAAAACATACCTTAACAATGGCCCGGATAAAGGAAAGAAATATAAGTACTATGGGATACCAATGGAAGcgtttttctcctttttgagTTCTGTGATAGTGTTTCAGATAATGATACCCATATCTCTTTACATCACCATGGAGTTGGTTAGATTGGGGCAGTCATACTTCATGATTGAAGACTTGGATATGTATTGCACTAGCTCTGGATCAAGGTTTCAGTGTAGATCATTAAATATAAATGAAGATTTGGGTCAAATACGCTATATATTTTCAGACAAGACAGGAACACTAACAGAAAACAAGATGGAATTTCGAAGGGCTAGTGTAGATGGGAAGAATTATGGGAGCACCTTGCTTACTGCTGATAATAGTTCAG CATCAACAGATGTTATTCCTAAACAGAGATGGAAACTCAAATCTGAAATTGCAGTTGATCCCAAACTAATGAACATGTTGCATAAAAACTCAAACGAAGACGAAAGAATAGTTGCTCATGAGTTTTTTCTTACATTGGCTGCTTGTAATACTGTGATTCCTATACTTAATGATGGTGGATTTTCTGGTTGTGGAACAAGTGAATTAAACGAATATGCAGAATGCATTGATTACCAGGGAGAATCCCCTGATGAACAAGCTCTAGTTTCTGCGGCCTCTGCATATGGATACACTCTTTTTGAGCGGACATCTGGGCATATTGTTATTGACATCAATGGTGAGAAACTCAG ATTGGACGTATTGGGCTTGCATGAGTTTGATAGCGTGCGAAAGAGAATGTCCGTTGTTATTCGGTTTCCTGACAATGTTGTAAAGGTGCTAGTCAAAGGCGCTGATACATCAATGTTTAGCATTTTGGCAAATGGCAGTGAGAGCAACAATAGCTTATTGCATGCAACTCAGAGTCATTTGTGTGAATATTCTTCACAAGGTTTGCGCACCCTTGTAGTTGCCTCTAGAAGTCTTTCTGATGCTGAACTTGTGGAGTGGCAAAACAGGTATGGAGAGGCAAGCACTGCGTTAACTGACAGAGCCAGTAAACTACGTCAAACAGCAGCTCTTATAGAATGCAATTTAAATCTACTTGGAGCAACTGGAATTGAGGACAAGCTGCAAGAGGGTGTACCAGAAGCCATTGAGTCCCTACGGCAAGCTGGAATCAAGGTCTGGGTTCTTACCGGTGATAAACAAGAGACAGCAATCTCAATTGGTCTTTCCTGCAAACTTCTCAGTGCAGATATGCAGCAAATTGTTATTAATGGCACTTCAGAGGAGGAATGTAGAAATCTTTTGGGTGACGCCATAGCCAAATATGGTGTGAGATCTTCATGTAGAGGGAATCAGAATCTGAGGAATAAAACCAATGCTGAACATGGTGAACTTGATATTTCCAATGGTTCAAAGTCAATGAGTTTGCCCAAATGGAATCCAGGAAACGAAGAAGGAACTGATATTCCATTGGCACTCATAATTGATGGGAATAGTTTGGTTTATATTTTGGAGAAGGAATTGGAGTCAGAG CTTTTTGACCTTGCAATTTCCTGTAAGGTTGTGCTGTGTTGTCGTGTTGCACCCTTGCAGAAGGCTGGAATTGTTGATCTGATAAAGAGCCGCACAGATGATATGACACTGGCCATTGGTGACG GGGCCAATGACGTGTCAATGATCCAAATGGCAGATGTTGGTGTTGGAATATGTGGGTTGGAAGGGCGTCAAGCTGTGATGGCATCAGATTTTGCTATGGGACAATTTCAGTTCTTGAAAAGATTACTTCTTGTTCATGGGCACTGGAACTACCAGCGTGTTGGTTATTTAGTTCTGTACAACTTCTACCGCAATGCTGTCTTTGTGTTGATGTTATTTTG GTATATATTATGCACGGCTTTTTCTACAACTTCTGCATTAACAGATTGGAGTAGTGTATTCTATTCTGTGTTATACACATCTGTACCCACAATTTTTGTTGGTATTTTGGACAAAGACTTGAGTCATAGGACACTCTTGCAGTATCCAAAACTGTATAGTACTGGTTACAGGCAAGAAGCTTACAATATGCAATTATTTTGGATCACAATGATTGACACAGTATGGCAGAGCCTTGTTCTCTTTTACATGCCGTTGTTTACCTATAAGGATAGTTCAATTGATATATGGAGCATGGGAAGCTTGTGGACAATTGCAGTTGTTATCCTTGTAAATGCACACCTGGCTATGGACATCAACCGTTGGGTATTAGTTACTCATATTGCTGTCTGGGGATCTGTAGTCATTACATATGGTTGCATGGTGATATTGGATTCCATTCCCATCTTTCCTTTTTACTG GACTATATATCATCTGGCAAGCTCCCCTACATATTGGATaacaattttgcttataataatcgTGGCATTGCTACCCCGCTTTACGTGCaaagttgtttatcaaatattcTGGCCTTCAGATATCCAGATAGCAAGAGAAGCTGAGCTAATGAGAAAACGACATGATCGTTTTGAGTCAAGGCATCAAGCTTCCAGTTAA
- the LOC25498840 gene encoding phospholipid-transporting ATPase 1 isoform X2, which produces MELHDVNTVPFEISTTPSAAPTPSSRRIRHKSVQFDDQILHEDSARLIYINDPKKTNDKYEFTGNEIRTSRYTFITFLPKNLFIQFHRVAYLYFLAIAALNQLPPLAVFGRTVSLFPLLFVLLVTAIKDGYEDWRRHRSDNNENNRESLVLQSGDFRSKVWKKIEAGEVVKIFADETIPADMVLLGTSDPSGLAYIQTMNLDGESNLKTRYAKQETASAVSSEVCDVSGIIRCEQPNRNIYEFTANMEFNGIKFSLSQSNIVLRGCQLKNTDWIIGVVVYAGQETKAMLNSAASPSKRSRLEGYMNRETLWLSIFLCIMCLVVAIGMCLWLVRHKNQLDTLPYYRKTYLNNGPDKGKKYKYYGIPMEAFFSFLSSVIVFQIMIPISLYITMELVRLGQSYFMIEDLDMYCTSSGSRFQCRSLNINEDLGQIRYIFSDKTGTLTENKMEFRRASVDGKNYGSTLLTADNSSASTDVIPKQRWKLKSEIAVDPKLMNMLHKNSNEDERIVAHEFFLTLAACNTVIPILNDGGFSGCGTSELNEYAECIDYQGESPDEQALVSAASAYGYTLFERTSGHIVIDINGEKLRLDVLGLHEFDSVRKRMSVVIRFPDNVVKVLVKGADTSMFSILANGSESNNSLLHATQSHLCEYSSQGLRTLVVASRSLSDAELVEWQNRYGEASTALTDRASKLRQTAALIECNLNLLGATGIEDKLQEGVPEAIESLRQAGIKVWVLTGDKQETAISIGLSCKLLSADMQQIVINGTSEEECRNLLGDAIAKYGVRSSCRGNQNLRNKTNAEHGELDISNGSKSMSLPKWNPGNEEGTDIPLALIIDGNSLVYILEKELESELFDLAISCKVVLCCRVAPLQKAGIVDLIKSRTDDMTLAIGDGANDVSMIQMADVGVGICGLEGRQAVMASDFAMGQFQFLKRLLLVHGHWNYQRVGYLVLYNFYRNAVFVLMLFWYILCTAFSTTSALTDWSSVFYSVLYTSVPTIFVGILDKDLSHRTLLQYPKLYSTGYRQEAYNMQLFWITMIDTVWQSLVLFYMPLFTYKDSSIDIWSMGSLWTIAVVILVNAHLAMDINRWVLVTHIAVWGSVVITYGCMVILDSIPIFPFYWTIYHLASSPTYWITILLIIIVALLPRFTCKVVYQIFWPSDIQIAREAELMRKRHDRFESRHQASS; this is translated from the exons ATGGAACTGCATGATGTTAATACTGTGccctttgaaatttcaacaacacCATCAGCAGCACCAACACCTTCATCGCGTAGGATTCGTCATAAAAGTGTGCAGTTTGATGACCAAATTTTACATGAAGATAGTGCTAGGTTGATTTATATAAATGATCCTAAGAAAACTAATGATAAGTATGAGTTTACCGGGAACGAGATTCGGACTAGTAGATACACTTTTATCACTTTCTTGCcaaagaatttatttattcagtttcataGGGTAGCATATTTGTACTTCCTTGCTATTGCTGCACTAAATCAGCTTCCTCCGTTAGCTGTGTTTGGGAGGACGGTATCCCTTTTTCCGCTTTTGTTTGTTCTTTTAGTTACTGCTATTAAGGATGGATATGAGGATTGGAGAAGACATAGGTCGGATAACAATGAGAATAATCGTGAGTCTTTGGTTCTTCAGTCTGGTGATTTTCGGTCGAAGGTTTGGAAAAAGATTGAGGCCGGTGAGGTTGTTAAGATTTTTGCTGATGAGACCATTCCTGCTGATATGGTCTTGTTGGGGACGAGTGATCCAAGTGGGCTTGCCTATATTCAGACAATGAATTTGGATGGAGAGTCGAATTTGAAGACGAGGTATGCCAAGCAGGAAACAGCTTCTGCGGTATCGTCGGAGGTTTGTGATGTTTCTGGGATTATTAGATGTGAGCAGCCGAACCGGAATATTTATGAGTTCACAGCTAATATGGAGTTCAATGGAATTAAGTTTTCTCTTAGCCAGTCAAACATTGTCCTACGAGGTTGCCAACTGAAGAACACAGATTGGATAATTGGTGTTGTGGTTTATGCTGGACAGGAAACAAAAGCCATGCTGAACAGTGCGGCTTCTCCTTCCAAGAGAAGCAGACTGGAAGGTTATATGAATAGAGAAACCCTGTGGTTGTCGATTTTTCTTTGTATCATGTGTTTGGTTGTGGCCATTGGGATGTGTCTTTGGCTGGTACGCCACAAGAACCAGCTTGATACCTTGCCTTACTACAGAAAAACATACCTTAACAATGGCCCGGATAAAGGAAAGAAATATAAGTACTATGGGATACCAATGGAAGcgtttttctcctttttgagTTCTGTGATAGTGTTTCAGATAATGATACCCATATCTCTTTACATCACCATGGAGTTGGTTAGATTGGGGCAGTCATACTTCATGATTGAAGACTTGGATATGTATTGCACTAGCTCTGGATCAAGGTTTCAGTGTAGATCATTAAATATAAATGAAGATTTGGGTCAAATACGCTATATATTTTCAGACAAGACAGGAACACTAACAGAAAACAAGATGGAATTTCGAAGGGCTAGTGTAGATGGGAAGAATTATGGGAGCACCTTGCTTACTGCTGATAATAGTTCAG CATCAACAGATGTTATTCCTAAACAGAGATGGAAACTCAAATCTGAAATTGCAGTTGATCCCAAACTAATGAACATGTTGCATAAAAACTCAAACGAAGACGAAAGAATAGTTGCTCATGAGTTTTTTCTTACATTGGCTGCTTGTAATACTGTGATTCCTATACTTAATGATGGTGGATTTTCTGGTTGTGGAACAAGTGAATTAAACGAATATGCAGAATGCATTGATTACCAGGGAGAATCCCCTGATGAACAAGCTCTAGTTTCTGCGGCCTCTGCATATGGATACACTCTTTTTGAGCGGACATCTGGGCATATTGTTATTGACATCAATGGTGAGAAACTCAG ATTGGACGTATTGGGCTTGCATGAGTTTGATAGCGTGCGAAAGAGAATGTCCGTTGTTATTCGGTTTCCTGACAATGTTGTAAAGGTGCTAGTCAAAGGCGCTGATACATCAATGTTTAGCATTTTGGCAAATGGCAGTGAGAGCAACAATAGCTTATTGCATGCAACTCAGAGTCATTTGTGTGAATATTCTTCACAAGGTTTGCGCACCCTTGTAGTTGCCTCTAGAAGTCTTTCTGATGCTGAACTTGTGGAGTGGCAAAACAGGTATGGAGAGGCAAGCACTGCGTTAACTGACAGAGCCAGTAAACTACGTCAAACAGCAGCTCTTATAGAATGCAATTTAAATCTACTTGGAGCAACTGGAATTGAGGACAAGCTGCAAGAGGGTGTACCAGAAGCCATTGAGTCCCTACGGCAAGCTGGAATCAAGGTCTGGGTTCTTACCGGTGATAAACAAGAGACAGCAATCTCAATTGGTCTTTCCTGCAAACTTCTCAGTGCAGATATGCAGCAAATTGTTATTAATGGCACTTCAGAGGAGGAATGTAGAAATCTTTTGGGTGACGCCATAGCCAAATATGGTGTGAGATCTTCATGTAGAGGGAATCAGAATCTGAGGAATAAAACCAATGCTGAACATGGTGAACTTGATATTTCCAATGGTTCAAAGTCAATGAGTTTGCCCAAATGGAATCCAGGAAACGAAGAAGGAACTGATATTCCATTGGCACTCATAATTGATGGGAATAGTTTGGTTTATATTTTGGAGAAGGAATTGGAGTCAGAG CTTTTTGACCTTGCAATTTCCTGTAAGGTTGTGCTGTGTTGTCGTGTTGCACCCTTGCAGAAGGCTGGAATTGTTGATCTGATAAAGAGCCGCACAGATGATATGACACTGGCCATTGGTGACG GGGCCAATGACGTGTCAATGATCCAAATGGCAGATGTTGGTGTTGGAATATGTGGGTTGGAAGGGCGTCAAGCTGTGATGGCATCAGATTTTGCTATGGGACAATTTCAGTTCTTGAAAAGATTACTTCTTGTTCATGGGCACTGGAACTACCAGCGTGTTGGTTATTTAGTTCTGTACAACTTCTACCGCAATGCTGTCTTTGTGTTGATGTTATTTTG GTATATATTATGCACGGCTTTTTCTACAACTTCTGCATTAACAGATTGGAGTAGTGTATTCTATTCTGTGTTATACACATCTGTACCCACAATTTTTGTTGGTATTTTGGACAAAGACTTGAGTCATAGGACACTCTTGCAGTATCCAAAACTGTATAGTACTGGTTACAGGCAAGAAGCTTACAATATGCAATTATTTTGGATCACAATGATTGACACAGTATGGCAGAGCCTTGTTCTCTTTTACATGCCGTTGTTTACCTATAAGGATAGTTCAATTGATATATGGAGCATGGGAAGCTTGTGGACAATTGCAGTTGTTATCCTTGTAAATGCACACCTGGCTATGGACATCAACCGTTGGGTATTAGTTACTCATATTGCTGTCTGGGGATCTGTAGTCATTACATATGGTTGCATGGTGATATTGGATTCCATTCCCATCTTTCCTTTTTACTG GACTATATATCATCTGGCAAGCTCCCCTACATATTGGATaacaattttgcttataataatcgTGGCATTGCTACCCCGCTTTACGTGCaaagttgtttatcaaatattcTGGCCTTCAGATATCCAGATAGCAAGAGAAGCTGAGCTAATGAGAAAACGACATGATCGTTTTGAGTCAAGGCATCAAGCTTCCAGTTAA
- the LOC25498841 gene encoding high mobility group B protein 6, whose translation MAQLMQTPTTGTPKVRPRSGRTPLQPINTPADLTIHLSTKPKPKLDQSCFEITPIKKENCPITATVTPPLETSLAEELSAMKKKLERLRADKEKTEKMLKEREALLDAKMKEMEEKSEIQKNLEIQVDRLFRLKELKYRCMRVSPIRTLREKEHEKIINEATPSTSEVKTEETMPESESESESESVKDESEVLQSPGSACSQTNTTKHTKSEN comes from the exons ATGGCACAGCTTATGCAAACACCCACGACCGGAACACCGAAAGTCCGGCCACGCTCTGGCCGGACACCACTTCAGCCCATAAACACTCCCGCTGATCTCACTATCCACCTTTCCACAAAGCCCAAACCCAAGCTTGATCAATCCTGTTTTGAAATCACACCGATCAAGAAGGAAAACTGTCCCATCACCGCCACCGTGACTCCTCCACTGGAGACGTCGCTTGCGGAGGAGCTGAGCGCTATGAAGAAGAAGCTAGAGAGACTAAGAGCAGACAAAGAAAAGACAGAGAAAATGCTGAAAGAGAGAGAAGCATTGCTTGACGCGAAGATGAAGGAGATGGAAGAGAAAAGCGAGATTCAGAAGAATCTCGAAATTCAAGTCGATCGATTGTTCCGTTTGAAGGAACTCAAATATCGATGCATG AGAGTTTCTCCGATTCGAACGcttagagagaaagaacatgaAAAGATTATCAACGAAGCCACACCATCTACATCGGAG GTGAAAACAGAAGAAACTATGCCGGAATCGGAATCGGAATCAGAATCGGAATCTGTTAAAGATGAATCTGAAGTGCTTCAGAGTCCTGGTTCAGCTTGTTCACAGACAAATACTACTAAACAcacaaaatctgaaaattaa